One part of the Clarias gariepinus isolate MV-2021 ecotype Netherlands chromosome 24, CGAR_prim_01v2, whole genome shotgun sequence genome encodes these proteins:
- the wdr36 gene encoding WD repeat-containing protein 36, protein MSAVGKKGSAIFSGFRALGLYSSHLPHVLRFHKKHREFYVVTAVGQCFHTYNVKKLGIVAVSNALPEDIAYLAADRMLVYAAHGKGVSAFAKNTEVVHTYEGHQADVHLLLPFGDHLISVDKNNAVIIWDVESEEVYLEISFDKSTFEVRAVMHPSTYLNKILFGSSQGTLQLWNVKSNKLLFTFPGWGSAVTVLQQTPAVDVVGVGLASGQIVIHNIKFDETLMKFQQDWGPITALSFRTDGHSVMAAGSPVGHIGLWDLEEKKLIGQMRDAHTTAIAGLTFLHGEPLLLTNGADNAIRVWIFDVAGGEGRLLRFRMGHSAPPTKIKHYDQTGQQILSASQDGSLQSFSTVHERFNKSLGHGSFTKKKAKKKGVTYDTAKLPPITTFASETARQGDWDGIVACHQGFVLTTTWNYRKGSMGAHRLEPDHFNKNRALNVHATAVDITSCGNFAVIALSSGHIDAYNMQSGLHRGQYGQDRAHSGPVRGVSVDALNQVMVSAGADRLLKVWKFKSKELLNTHSLQAAPASTLLHRDSGMLAIALDDFTISIFDVEMKRIVRHFSGQRGQINDMTFSPDGRWLITASMDCTIRTWDLPSGSLVDCFLVDTAAVSVSFSPTGNVLASAHVDSLGIYLWSNTTLCSLVSLRPLPTDYEPTVVMLPATCPSKDDEDEVLEDQSSEMDEYVSPAQLDEQLVTLSLLPDSRWKNLLHLDIIKKRNKPKEPPKVPKAAPFFIPTVPGLVPQFALPEKSSEEQSKVFNFGVLAQKSPFYVLLEEALDSNLYEAAVRHLKELGPAAIDTELRSLAPDMGGSLSVMQSFLRMISSMLRLNQDFDLAQAYLALFLKLHLRLIAEQPVLMQETENVLKLLERTWTTIQTLLNQNICLLSYIKSALL, encoded by the exons ATGTCCGCGGTGGGGAAAAAGGGAAGCGCGATATTCTCTGGATTTAGAGCACTCGGGCTTTACTCCAGCCACCTTCCGCACGTGCTCCGTTTCCATAAGAAACACCGGGAGTTTTACGTGGTGACGGCGGTCGGTCAGTGTTTCCACACCTACAAT GTTAAGAAACTTGGAATTGTCGCTGTCA GTAACGCGCTTCCTGAAGACATCGCCTATCTCGCCGCTGACAGGATGCTCGTCTACGCTGCACACGGCAAAGGCGTTTCGGCTTTTGCAAAGAACACTGAG GTCGTTCACACTTACGAAGGCCACCAAGCTGATGTCCATCTACTGCTTCCATTTGGAGACCATTTGATATCTGTGGACAAGAACAATGCTGTCATTATCTGGGACGTCGAGTCAGAAG aagtgtACTTGGAGATCTCCTTTGACAAGTCCACTTTTGAAGTCCGGGCCGTTATGCACCCGAGCACTTACCTGAATAAGATCTTGTTTGGGAGCAGTCAGGGGACTCTTCAGTTATGGAACGTCAAATCAAA CAAACTTCTGTTCACGTTTCCTGGTTGGGGATCGGCAGTGACCGTTCTTCAGCAG ACTCCAGCAGTGGACGTGGTGGGTGTGGGCTTGGCATCAGGACAGATCGTCATCCACAACATCAAATTTGACGAAACTCTGATGAAGTTTCAGCAAGATTGGGGTCCGATCACCGCCTTGTCCTTCAGAACAG ATGGACATTCAGTAATGGCTGCTGGGAGTCCTGTCGGACACATCGGATTATGGGATTTGGAAGAGAAGaagctgattggtcagatgagAGACGCACACACCACGGCCATAGCTGGTCTCACCTTCCTGCACGGAGAACCCTTGCTCCTCACTAACGGAGCTGATAATGCCATCCGG GTGTGGATTTTTGACGTGGCCGGAGGTGAGGGACGTCTGCTGAGATTTCGAATGGGTCACAGTGCCCCGCCCACCAAGATCAAACACTATGACCAGACTGGACAACAGATCCTCAGTGCCA GCCAAGATGGCTCACTGCAGTCTTTTTCTACTGTTCATGAAAGGTTCAACAAGAGTCTGGGACATG GGTCTTTTACCAAGAAGAAAGCCAAAAAGAAAGGGGTGACGTACGACACCGCGAAACTTCCACCCATCACCACTTTTGCCTCAG AAACGGCACGTCAGGGCGACTGGGACGGCATTGTGGCCTGCCACCAGGGTTTTGTCCTGACCACGACTTGGAATTATCGGAAAGGCTCTATGGGCGCCCACAGGCTGGAACCGGATCATTTCAACAAGAATCGGGCTCTCAACGTTCACGCTAcg GCTGTAGACATCACTTCTTGCGGGAACTTTGCTGTGATTGCGTTGTCTTCGGGACACATAGACGCTTATAACATGCAGTCAGGACTTCACAGAGGACAGTACGGCCAAGATCGAG CACACTCAGGGCCGGTCCGTGGCGTCTCCGTGGACGCGCTGAACCAGGTGATGGTGAGCGCCGGAGCAGATCGTCTGCTGAAGGTGTGGAAGTTCAAATCGAAAGAACTGTTGAACACACACAGCCTGCAAGCGGCGCCGGCTTCAACACTTTTGCACAGAGACAG TGGGATGCTGGCCATCGCTCTCGATGACTTCACGATCAGTATCTTCGACGTGGAGATGAAGCGGATCGTGCGTCACTTCTCTGGCCAGCGTGGGCAGATTAATGATATG ACTTTCAGCCCAGATGGACGATGGTTGATAACAGCCTCCATGGACTGTACCATTAGGACGTGGGACCTTCCATCCGGCAG TTTGGTCGACTGTTTCCTGGTAGACACGGCAGCCGTGAGCGTCAGCTTCTCTCCTACAGGGAATGTCCTAGCCTCTGCCCACGTGGACAGTCTGGGGATTTATCTCTG GTCTAACACCACATTGTGTAGCTTGGTGTCACTGCGCCCTCTACCTACAGACTATGAACCTACAGTGGTCATGCTACCTGCCACCTGCCCGAGCAAAG ACGACGAAGATGAGGTCTTGGAAGACCAGAGCTCGGAAATGGATGAGTATGTGTCTCCTGCGCAGCTGGACGAGCAGctagtcactctctctctgctgcCGGATTCACGCTGGAAGAATCTTCTCCATCTGGACATCATTaag AAAAGAAACAAGCCGAAAGAGCCTCCTAAAGTGCCCAAAGCCGCACCCTTTTTTATCCCCACTGTTCCTGGACTTGTGCCGCAGTTCGCTCTTCCTGAAAAGTCATCAGAAGAGCAG TCCAAGGTCTTcaactttggagttctggcccAAAAATCTCCTTTCTACGTCCTGCTCGAAGAAGCACTAGACAGCAATCTCT ACGAGGCGGCAGTGAGGCACCTGAAGGAGTTGGGCCCTGCTGCTATTGACACAGAGCTGCGAAGCTTGGCACCGGACATGGGTGGGAGCCTTAGTGTCATGCAGAGCTTCCTCAGGATGATCAGCAGCATGCTGCGGCTAAATCAAGACTTCGACTTGGCGCAGGCCTATCTAGCTCTGTtcctgaag CTTCACCTGCGGTTAATCGCTGAGCAGCCTGTCCTCATGCAGGAGACGGAAAATGTGCTCAAGCTGTTAGAGAGGACGTGGACCACCATACAGACGCTCCTCAACCAGAACATTTGTCTCCTGTCTTACATCAAAAGTGCTCTGCTCTAG